Proteins encoded by one window of uncultured Celeribacter sp.:
- a CDS encoding ParB N-terminal domain-containing protein has translation MTTDLEIALDLIDIPDDRARALNMDWACGLADMIREQGLIHPITVRPVGERYELVAGRHRIGAFEILGRVAIPARISNASNADEARLEEVMENLGRGELNALDRAQHLYELKQVWERMHPNFANGGGKTLPTGFGEPEIFGFATSVAEKIGLSKRTINLAVNIWSGLTPASRSRLVGTDMAKKQTELKALADLSPVRQERVLNLVMDADSPVSNVAGALQALEGGVVADAFERKFTALSENIKSLPDESFSRLVLDNEERVIAALKAAGRI, from the coding sequence ATGACTACTGATCTCGAAATCGCCCTCGATCTCATCGACATTCCTGACGACCGTGCGCGTGCCCTCAATATGGACTGGGCTTGCGGGCTTGCGGATATGATCCGTGAGCAGGGTTTGATCCATCCCATTACGGTGCGCCCGGTTGGTGAGCGCTATGAGCTTGTCGCAGGACGTCACCGGATTGGGGCATTCGAAATCCTCGGGCGCGTGGCCATTCCGGCGCGTATTTCCAACGCTTCAAACGCCGATGAGGCGCGTCTTGAAGAGGTGATGGAAAACCTCGGGCGTGGTGAGCTGAACGCGCTGGATCGGGCACAGCATCTCTATGAGCTGAAGCAGGTCTGGGAGCGGATGCACCCGAACTTCGCGAATGGCGGTGGGAAAACTTTGCCCACCGGTTTTGGTGAACCTGAAATCTTCGGATTTGCCACGTCTGTGGCTGAGAAGATCGGCCTATCCAAGCGCACGATCAACCTCGCCGTGAACATCTGGTCTGGCCTCACGCCCGCCTCGCGCAGCCGTCTTGTCGGCACGGATATGGCGAAGAAGCAAACCGAGCTGAAAGCGCTCGCGGACCTGTCGCCGGTGCGTCAGGAGCGTGTGCTCAATCTGGTTATGGATGCAGACAGCCCTGTCAGCAATGTGGCTGGTGCGTTGCAGGCGCTTGAAGGCGGGGTGGTTGCCGATGCGTTCGAGCGCAAGTTCACTGCGCTCTCCGAGAACATCAAATCCCTGCCGGACGAGAGCTTTTCGCGGCTGGTGCTGGACAACGAGGAGCGCGTGATTGCCGCCCTCAAGGCTGCGGGACGGATCTGA
- a CDS encoding helix-turn-helix domain-containing protein, with protein MEKKTWSKAKIQFVLAERGMTLNGLAELKGINPSYMRHVWNRTVRPAEKALAEFIGVTPAELFPDRYPIRKSRLLSAENEALIARAKAQRAADNEVAA; from the coding sequence ATGGAGAAGAAGACTTGGAGCAAAGCCAAGATCCAATTCGTCCTTGCAGAGCGCGGCATGACCCTTAACGGTCTTGCCGAGCTCAAAGGGATTAACCCGAGCTACATGCGGCATGTCTGGAACCGCACTGTTCGCCCTGCCGAAAAAGCGCTGGCCGAGTTTATCGGCGTTACACCGGCGGAGCTGTTCCCGGATCGCTATCCCATTCGGAAGTCTCGTCTCCTTTCTGCCGAAAATGAGGCCCTGATCGCAAGGGCAAAAGCGCAGCGAGCCGCTGACAATGAGGTGGCGGCATGA
- a CDS encoding S24 family peptidase, with the protein MFFFDHDSSGGANIENHSSSFGERLTVVVEAIGVDKISEKTQKSPKQIRRYCAGAEPPFGVLREVVALSGASYDWLATGKSRSAEDHKFAQTVLKNELNSLQSMDRTDLSDEQSSDIDEEMKLLRGLLSAEGRLEEIRSKGRSNRGAENADMINLPLYSVEASAGHGSLPITEEVVDQVAFRESFLRDLGAHPLKCSIIWAKGDSMQPTIPDGSILIVDLSQNEINNGCLYVFNVDGDLLVKRARRKLNSSIELISDNDLYATETVSRSDLDQLRVIGRVVYFCRTP; encoded by the coding sequence ATGTTCTTTTTTGACCATGATTCCTCTGGAGGAGCGAATATCGAGAATCACAGCTCCAGTTTCGGCGAGAGACTAACGGTCGTCGTCGAAGCCATCGGCGTGGACAAAATATCAGAAAAAACGCAAAAATCCCCCAAACAAATAAGACGTTACTGCGCGGGCGCAGAGCCGCCATTTGGAGTTTTGAGGGAGGTCGTTGCGCTTTCCGGCGCAAGCTACGATTGGCTCGCAACAGGAAAGAGCAGATCTGCAGAAGACCATAAATTTGCCCAAACCGTTCTAAAAAATGAACTCAATAGTCTTCAGTCCATGGATAGGACAGATTTGTCCGACGAACAAAGCTCTGACATTGACGAGGAAATGAAGCTATTACGAGGATTGCTTAGTGCTGAGGGCCGGCTGGAAGAAATTAGGAGTAAAGGCCGATCAAATCGCGGCGCTGAAAACGCAGATATGATCAACCTTCCTCTGTACTCTGTAGAGGCGTCTGCAGGACACGGCTCTCTACCAATTACCGAAGAGGTCGTTGATCAGGTTGCCTTCCGGGAAAGCTTCCTGCGCGATCTCGGCGCACACCCGCTCAAATGCTCGATCATCTGGGCCAAGGGCGACAGCATGCAGCCTACAATCCCTGACGGATCGATTCTCATCGTCGATCTCAGCCAGAATGAAATCAACAACGGCTGCCTCTATGTTTTCAATGTGGATGGTGATCTTTTGGTAAAGCGCGCCCGGCGCAAACTCAACAGCTCGATCGAGCTGATTTCAGACAATGACCTTTACGCAACCGAAACCGTCAGCAGATCCGACCTGGACCAGCTCCGCGTGATCGGCCGTGTGGTCTACTTTTGTAGGACGCCATGA
- a CDS encoding methyltransferase domain-containing protein, whose protein sequence is MPDFTQLRTTMVDTQVRPSDVTKFPIIEAMLTVPRENFVPDDKRAGAYVGEHVDLGNNRVVLDPRVLSKMLDVLNIENDELVLDLGCAMGYSSAVIARMAQAVVAVEEDETLAQEAASALTANGSDNVILETGPIAKGAPQHGPYDVVILQGGVEEMPDEILSQVKEKGRICAIFLDGALGIVRIGYKIDGAITWRMAFNATAPVLPGFVKRAQFAL, encoded by the coding sequence ATGCCAGATTTCACCCAGCTCCGCACCACCATGGTCGACACGCAGGTTCGCCCCTCCGATGTGACCAAATTCCCGATCATCGAGGCCATGTTGACCGTTCCGCGCGAGAATTTCGTGCCGGATGACAAACGCGCAGGCGCCTATGTCGGCGAACATGTCGATCTCGGCAACAACCGTGTGGTGCTCGATCCCCGGGTTCTGTCGAAGATGCTCGATGTTCTGAACATCGAAAACGATGAACTGGTGCTCGATCTGGGATGTGCCATGGGTTACTCCTCCGCCGTCATCGCGCGGATGGCACAGGCGGTGGTTGCCGTCGAAGAAGACGAAACGCTGGCGCAAGAGGCGGCAAGCGCTCTGACGGCCAACGGATCCGACAATGTGATCCTCGAGACCGGGCCTATTGCCAAGGGGGCGCCGCAGCACGGACCCTATGATGTTGTGATCCTGCAAGGCGGGGTTGAAGAAATGCCTGATGAAATTCTGTCGCAGGTGAAGGAAAAAGGCCGCATCTGTGCTATTTTCCTAGACGGAGCCCTTGGCATCGTGCGTATAGGGTACAAGATAGATGGTGCAATTACATGGCGCATGGCGTTCAATGCCACCGCGCCGGTACTACCGGGTTTTGTAAAGCGCGCGCAATTCGCGCTGTAA
- a CDS encoding TolC family outer membrane protein yields the protein MSKSKTIRTALYAGVTAIGVGMFPLASWAETLGDALASAYKNSGLLEQNRATLRAADEGVASALSELRPTLSYNYEAGKSKSFQTDAWSDWTDTLSFVASMDIYTFGRNKFSVDLQKEVVLATRASLVNVEQSVLASAVDAYMGVREAQALVNLRQSAVRLNQQNLRAAQDRFDVGEITRTEVAQYEAQLASVRADLASAQGTLSAARETYKVAVGHYPTKLSTPPNIKLPVPSLEAAVSTARQRHPGIIALQHQAAAQDIAVDIAERNMFPTVSGTVTQSYSDNFDNDTTSIGLGVSGTIYSGGAIASGVRGAVANRDAARAELLQTTREVEQGVRTNWAMLSVYAASEQASNAYVKAQRVAYDGVREEADLGAATTLDVLDAEQDLLDAQVSAIQARIARETQSYVVLQSLGMLTVEQLKLNVPVYDPAAYYNAVKNAPTRYVSPQGEKLDRVLEGLMKK from the coding sequence ATGAGCAAAAGCAAGACGATCAGAACAGCGCTATACGCCGGTGTGACGGCGATTGGCGTGGGAATGTTTCCGCTGGCATCCTGGGCGGAAACGCTCGGGGATGCGCTGGCATCGGCTTATAAGAATTCGGGACTTCTGGAACAAAACCGTGCCACGCTGCGCGCGGCGGACGAGGGCGTGGCATCTGCCCTGTCCGAATTGCGCCCGACCCTGTCCTACAATTACGAAGCGGGCAAATCCAAAAGCTTTCAGACTGATGCCTGGAGTGACTGGACCGATACGCTTTCCTTCGTCGCCTCGATGGATATCTATACCTTCGGACGCAATAAGTTTTCCGTAGATCTGCAAAAAGAGGTCGTTCTTGCGACGCGGGCCTCTCTCGTCAATGTCGAGCAATCGGTGCTGGCCTCTGCCGTCGACGCCTACATGGGCGTGCGGGAGGCTCAGGCTCTGGTCAACCTGCGGCAAAGCGCTGTGCGTCTGAACCAACAGAACCTGCGCGCCGCGCAGGATCGTTTTGATGTGGGCGAGATCACCCGCACCGAAGTGGCGCAATATGAGGCGCAGCTGGCCTCCGTGCGCGCCGATCTGGCCTCTGCGCAGGGCACGCTTTCCGCCGCGCGCGAGACCTACAAGGTCGCCGTGGGGCATTACCCGACGAAGCTGTCGACCCCGCCCAATATCAAATTGCCGGTGCCGTCGCTGGAGGCCGCTGTCTCCACCGCGCGTCAAAGACATCCGGGCATTATTGCTTTGCAACACCAAGCCGCCGCTCAGGACATCGCCGTCGATATCGCCGAGCGCAATATGTTCCCGACCGTGTCCGGCACCGTGACCCAGAGCTATTCCGACAATTTCGACAATGACACCACCTCGATCGGTCTCGGCGTCTCAGGCACGATCTATTCTGGCGGTGCTATTGCCTCCGGCGTGCGTGGCGCGGTGGCCAATCGCGATGCGGCGCGCGCCGAATTGTTGCAAACCACCCGCGAAGTCGAGCAAGGGGTGCGCACGAACTGGGCGATGTTGTCCGTTTATGCCGCTTCCGAACAGGCGTCGAATGCCTATGTGAAAGCTCAGCGCGTGGCCTATGACGGTGTGCGTGAAGAGGCCGATCTGGGCGCTGCGACCACGCTCGACGTGTTGGATGCGGAACAAGATTTGCTCGATGCGCAGGTCTCGGCCATTCAGGCCCGCATCGCGCGCGAAACGCAGTCTTACGTAGTGTTGCAATCCCTTGGCATGCTGACCGTTGAGCAACTCAAGCTGAACGTCCCGGTTTATGACCCGGCGGCCTATTACAATGCCGTCAAAAACGCGCCGACCCGCTATGTCAGCCCGCAGGGTGAAAAGCTGGATCGCGTGCTCGAAGGCTTGATGAAAAAGTAA